A part of Oryctolagus cuniculus chromosome 4, mOryCun1.1, whole genome shotgun sequence genomic DNA contains:
- the LOC138843083 gene encoding carbonyl reductase [NADPH] 1-like isoform X1, with protein sequence MPSDRRVALVTGANKGVGFAITRALCRLFSGDVVLTARDEARGRAAVQQLQAEGLSPRFHQLDITDLQSIRALRDFLRKEYGGLDVLVNNAGIAFKMEDTTPFHIQAEVTMKTNFHGTRDVCTELLPLMRPGGPTASKTLVRQDLKGWIFQCRCLLYGFRLEGNNGAPAGWRGVVASRVVNVSSLEGHRTLKSCSPELQHKFRSETITEEELVGLMKKFVGDAKKGVHQKEGWPDTTYGVTKIGVTVLSRIQARHLSEQRGGDKILLNACTPGWVRTDMAGPNAPKSPEEGAETPVYLALLPPDAEGPHGQFIKDKKVEQL encoded by the exons ATGCCGAGTGACCGCCGCGTGGCGTTGGTGACTGGCGCCAACAAGGGCGTCGGCTTCGCCATCACACGCGCCCTGTGCCGGCTCTTCTCCGGGGACGTGGTGCTCACGGCGCGGGACGAGGCGCGGGGCCGGGCGGCggtgcagcagctgcaggccgAGGGCCTGAGCCCGCGCTTCCACCAGCTGGACATCACGGACCTGCAGAGCATCCGCGCCCTGCGCGACTTCCTGCGCAAGGAGTATGGGGGACTGGACGTGCTGGTCAACAACGCGGGCATCGCCTTCAAAA TGGAGGATACCACGCCCTTTCATATTCAAGCGGAAGTGACTATGAAGACAAACTTTCATGGCACCCGAGATGTCTGCACagagctgctgcctctcatgaGGCCCGGAG GTcctactgcctccaagactctggtTCGCCAGGACCTCAAAGGATGGATTTTCCAATGTCGCTGCCTCCTCTACGGATTCAGACTTGAAGGCAACAACGGAGCTCCTGCAGGCTGGCGTGGTGTCGTAGCCA GCAGAGTGGTGAATGTGTCCAGCTTGGAGGGTCACCGAACCCTTAAATCCTGTAGCCCGGAGCTGCAGCACAAGTTTCGCAGTGAGACCATCACggaggaggagctggtggggcTCATGAAGAAGTTTGTGGGAGACGCGAAGAAGGGGGTGCACCAGAAGGAAGGCTGGCCTGACACTACCTACGGAGTGACCAAGATCGGAGTCACTGTGCTGTCCAGAATCCAGGCCAGGCACCTGagtgagcagaggggaggggacaagATCCTCCTGAATGCCTGTACCCCAGGGTGGGTGAGAACGGACATGGCGGGACCCAATGCTCCCAAAAGCCCAGAAGAAGGAGCAGAGACCCCCGTGTACTTGGCCCTTTTGCCTCCAGATGCCGAGGGCCCTCATGGACAGTTTATCAAGGACAAAAAAGTTGAACAGCTATGA
- the LOC138843083 gene encoding carbonyl reductase [NADPH] 1-like isoform X2, which yields MPSDRRVALVTGANKGVGFAITRALCRLFSGDVVLTARDEARGRAAVQQLQAEGLSPRFHQLDITDLQSIRALRDFLRKEYGGLDVLVNNAGIAFKMEDTTPFHIQAEVTMKTNFHGTRDVCTELLPLMRPGGRVVNVSSLEGHRTLKSCSPELQHKFRSETITEEELVGLMKKFVGDAKKGVHQKEGWPDTTYGVTKIGVTVLSRIQARHLSEQRGGDKILLNACTPGWVRTDMAGPNAPKSPEEGAETPVYLALLPPDAEGPHGQFIKDKKVEQL from the exons ATGCCGAGTGACCGCCGCGTGGCGTTGGTGACTGGCGCCAACAAGGGCGTCGGCTTCGCCATCACACGCGCCCTGTGCCGGCTCTTCTCCGGGGACGTGGTGCTCACGGCGCGGGACGAGGCGCGGGGCCGGGCGGCggtgcagcagctgcaggccgAGGGCCTGAGCCCGCGCTTCCACCAGCTGGACATCACGGACCTGCAGAGCATCCGCGCCCTGCGCGACTTCCTGCGCAAGGAGTATGGGGGACTGGACGTGCTGGTCAACAACGCGGGCATCGCCTTCAAAA TGGAGGATACCACGCCCTTTCATATTCAAGCGGAAGTGACTATGAAGACAAACTTTCATGGCACCCGAGATGTCTGCACagagctgctgcctctcatgaGGCCCGGAG GCAGAGTGGTGAATGTGTCCAGCTTGGAGGGTCACCGAACCCTTAAATCCTGTAGCCCGGAGCTGCAGCACAAGTTTCGCAGTGAGACCATCACggaggaggagctggtggggcTCATGAAGAAGTTTGTGGGAGACGCGAAGAAGGGGGTGCACCAGAAGGAAGGCTGGCCTGACACTACCTACGGAGTGACCAAGATCGGAGTCACTGTGCTGTCCAGAATCCAGGCCAGGCACCTGagtgagcagaggggaggggacaagATCCTCCTGAATGCCTGTACCCCAGGGTGGGTGAGAACGGACATGGCGGGACCCAATGCTCCCAAAAGCCCAGAAGAAGGAGCAGAGACCCCCGTGTACTTGGCCCTTTTGCCTCCAGATGCCGAGGGCCCTCATGGACAGTTTATCAAGGACAAAAAAGTTGAACAGCTATGA